GATTAAACAATGGTCGCGGAACGGAAAGGCAAAGTTCTGCAAGTCCCTCGAAAAGAGAGACATTTGGGAACGGAGATGTTggaaataaacacaaaaacagCACATACACGACCGCCATTTCACACGGCACCCACGACACAACAGTTACTGCATTCCAAACATTGTaatctgttttctctttcgcacaagTGCATGCGAGACAAATATATGCCAGAGAGACGGTCACTGAAGTTGTTTAACGAAAACAAAATGGAAGGCACTCGTCAATTCAAGAATGCGCTTCATTCGATTCGATGAATTCGATCATTTGATTGAATTCGAAGACATTTTCCAATCGAATGCACAGCTGCAGCCCTTTCCTGTTCTTCAGgctttgttgcaggaccacccaAGGTCTTTTGCCTCTcatattcttattgctaccgatgcctcgcaggatcgcgaaaaggcaggtgtgggaattttttcaccttcactgggttggcctttttctctccgtctttttGAGTTCACGCGAATTTATCTGGCTCaaatattagcagtaatcttagccttaagAAAATTAGACACTACTCTTTCCCAGGTCGCGGTAATGACGGATACTCTGTCGATTTGTTCTTCGCTATCCTCACCCACTTAGTCTCGGGAAATACGCCTCTTTAGGTTCCAGATCGCGTTctatctaaattcggtaaggttgctttgggtaccggggcgcatgggctttcacttaaatgaggttgcagattctttAGCAAGCGCATCTCTCcgcggcccaattattgctgtcctgcctACCTGTgtatatacagctgcggtgaggtttcgaagcaacacaatatttcaggagtttgctgcctcggctcttagaTCATCTcctgaatatcagcatcttctgcatccttggagtatcAAAGACTGCGCTCGCGCAAACTAGAGGGTCTCTTTCACGcatttgcgttgccgggttccccttctaaatttctaccttcagagatctggcctggcggtttccccacTGTGCTCTTTTCGTACCCAatctgagacaatagatcatttcTTGCTACTCTGCCGCCACTTCTTTCATTATGTAAGTGCCTTTTGCAAATTacgtttcatcaactgggtttgcctgtgtcctctgcggctgttctttccattggcgcttgtatgcttggacgaagcgacagttgtgtacgctctgctgtgcaaaaattccttcaagaaacgcaaccCATCCCAAGTGATGTAACGCTAGACGTGAAGTTATAATTATTACAGGCAAATCGAACTCCACGGTTTTATGCCCTTTGAAGTACGTCTGAAAGAAGTTTAGTAGGGGGATCCCAAACCATACAGGCGTACTCCAAAATAGATCATACGTTAATAAAGTAAAGCATTTCTCTAATTTTGGCAGCCGCTTTTCTGAATTACGTTTGATGAAATTTAGCATTGTGCAAGCCCTTGCTGATATGTATTCGACATGTTTAATCCAGGTTAATTTAGATGaaaaataaaccaataaataTTTGTATTCGCTCATTCGCGACAGCTATACACCGTCTAAAGTATAATTAAACATGGATGGGTTGTGTTTACGTGTAAAGGAGACAAAGTGACACTTAGTGGGGTTAAGAGACATTTGCCATTTAATACACTAGCGCTTTATACAGTGGAAATTCCTCTGGAGATAATCATGGTTAGAGCAACACAAGATGATGTGATGAATGACGCAATCACCTGCATACTGTCGTATTTCGCATGACAGATCGTGAAcaatgtcattgatatatatcaGAAACAGCAAGGGCCCCAAAACAGATCCCTGGTGGACTCCAGAGGTGACTGCAACATAATCAGATTGTGAGCCATTAATTGCAATGCGTTGCTTGAGATCCTGTAGATAGCACTGAATAAATTCAATTAGCAAAGGGAGAAGACCTAGAAAAGATAATTTATACAACAACAAAACATAGGAAACAGAATCAAACGCTTTTTAATGTTAAGAAATATGCAGTCAATCGGTGCACTAAGGCCAAGTGAAACAAAAAGATCATTGATGAATTCCAAGAGTTGCGTCAAACACGAATGCCCAAATCTAATACAATGCCGGGAGTCAATGCAAAAACTATTGCTTTCTAAATGCTTTGTTACTGCGATGTACATTATATGTTCTGCCATTTTACTGCATACACATTTGAGCGAAATTTGTGTGTAATTGGATACGGTGTGTTCTGGGCCGCTTTTATTACTGGGGACTACATTTGCAGTTCTCTAATCGGGAGGTAAAGATGAAGAACGTAAGGATTTTTCAAATATCAAAACCAGTAAATATGCAATCACGTCTGAGCAAGCCTTTAACACGTAGGATCGAAGGTAGTCCATCAGGTTGATTTGCCGAGGAAACAGCTAAGTTAGCAAGCAATTTGGCAGCGCCACTGTAGGCCACAACGTGTTCGGTCATAGGCTCTAACACGACGTCATGAGTAACCGGCAGTTCATGATAGAATGAAGTCTTGAAAGCAGACTGGAAATAAGTATTAAAGTAGCAGGCCTTCTCATAGTTATCTGTAACTAATACATTGCCAATCTTTAGGCTCGGAATGCCAGTTGATTCTCTACCGTTTGTTTTTAAACACTTCCACATTTCTTTTCGGTTATTTTTTAACTTAGGATTATTGGTCGCTTTCtctttaatgattggtcgctcgagaaGTGGACCGCTCAAGGCCTACCACTGTGActacttgccatcgcagggcagtggcgcgtcgcttagccacttaaccactgagccaggaggCCTATGAGGACGCCCAGGgttgtatgaatgtaaagtagagaatggcgtTCTGCATATATGAGGATTTACTATGCTTTCGCGTCATACCCGCAAGGCATAGCCTACCATAAGTGTACCCTAcaattttttatctttttaacCTCTCAGCTTCCAACTTATCTCATATGGTGTATGGATATCCATTTTCCCTTCAGCACTAGGAAGATCAACTCTACAACACACTACCCTTATTTATtactttccttctttccctcttaagttttttccttcctacattctttttttttatttgcccacTACCCGAGATGCACGGTCCGGGGCTaatgaggggggaggggggtccttCGAACAGCCTTAATATAGACTCCATCAGGAGCCGCACTCTTGTAGAAAGCAGTGCTGTATAGGCCCCACTGCAGCAGGTTATTGTCCGCTTCAGCATGCCGACAAAGATACAGAGGGCATTCAGGGATCCCTAATCAGCCTTAAAAAAGATGAAAATTACTGCGAAATGCGGTGGGGGCAGATTTCCTAACACGAAGCATTCTCAACgcgaagagttctgcacaaataAGCTCTTAGTAAGATTCAGATTTATTCCAGATATACATGGTGGACTATACGTCTGATCTTAAAGCGACTTCGCGGCGACGATTCCATAAACAGCGACAGAAGTGCGGCGACAGAACAAAGCAAAGGCGATGCTGATAGAAtgtttcgatgccagaggtgtcatacaccgcgagttcgtcccacaagggcagacggtgaatcaggagttttatatcggCGTGCTCCAACAAATGCGTGACGCAGTGTGACGCCGTCACCCTGATTTATGGGTAAATGGACAATGGAAACTTCTTCAAGATAACGAGAGGCCACACAATGCTCTCTGTGTGACAAACTTTCTCGCGAAGCAGAGCATCACTGTATTCTTCATATTCCGTGCTCGCCTGaactctccccatgcgatttgtttcctgtttcctcgtttgaagagagccctaaaaggtcgcttgTTGGAGAGCGTGGAGagcattcaagacgccacgacaaatgagctgacaaccctgccaaaagaagcgtttttcaactgtttccaagacctcaagaagcattaAAAGCTGTGTATAGATTTCAGGGGAGACTActttgaaggggtgctgcacataTGATTTCAAtcttaaacgcattttttaatggtcTCAGTCTAGAgactttacggacaaatgttgtagatccctgggagtcctcatagcccTCCTGGTGCAGTAGTGCAGTGGTTTAGCGATGCGCCGCACCCCTCCGATGGCAGGTGATTCAAGTGCTTGTgcggcccaagttgctcttcccgagtgatcAATCGTTAATTTTTCGGTCGCCTGTCAGAgttggcaggctgtgatgacgacgcaaggtcacgtggcctagttCGTCCATCTGGCTTCCATGTTGCtgtctgggcaccacctgccagagtagtagttcttgttagcctatcaaaagatggcacatacccacactgggggatcggccaagtatcgggtggctattcacctgtactcagtgaGTCGTGACCGTTATTTCAATGCGAacgcatttctaggctatgtagAAGGCGTCGTGTCACCAAACCGTGTCACTAAAAAGTGTCGCATATGTTCGGGCGTTCTCAGAAGGAATAGCATCAAACGAATGACTGTAATCGATAGAAGACGATTTGAGGATGATGCGCATAATTACTGATGTCACTCGCATGACTAGTTATTTAACTAACTAGAGCTAAAATGTCAAAAATATAGAGATTGGTTGTGAATTTAGCGAGTGGTTGGGGAAACAAGTAAATGGGCGGGAACATATCATGGCGTTAAATTCCGAAACAAACCGTGGCGCTAGAtttaaaactcaaaatgggcaattgaaATGAAAAGAGCGTATAATGAGAGTGAATTTGACTAATTAAGGCAATTGGTTACAGCAGTTGAGGAAATGATGAATTAACATCGAACCTCGCGACCAGTAGAGGGAATCAAACTGTCTGTAACTAATCAGTCATTCAAAAAGAAGGGCAAAGAGGGGCAAACCGTGTCGAGGGGGCGTCTTTGCTTTCACATTCCTGCAGTGCGGGTTGTCATAGTGACCTCCAACGCTTTTTCGCTCACAGCtccgacgccgacaacaccgacaccggattttctgccgCAGGGTGGATtttaatgctctcgcgttaaaacatgGCTAAATGGGAATTGTCAAGTCCTCAGTTTTCAAGCAACATCTGCGAAGAGGCACAGTTGTACAAAGCGTAGCGTCACCTCACGTGTGCAGAGCAGGCGAAGACGGTCAACTGTAGCTCAGAACTTACATGCCGGCCACTTCCGTGACCACTTCACTTGGAACGTGTAGTTGGTTCAGCACTCTGCCAACAATTAATGCTTGTCGTGCTGCTGCGGCTAACATTTTTTTGGAAGAATTGAGAAGTATCACGCTTTTTGCAAGACTCAAGGGGTAATTTCTGGCGGTGGCGTGTCAGCTGTTTTCGCTTGCCTCCAGCGGAAGATAGAGTACACTCTCTGATGACAGCGTGATGACCTATGCCgtcatttttgttttgctcaAGGTCGTCTTCCTCTAGTAAAGGAACAAAAAGAGTGAAGTGAAAACAAAGTAGGTACAGCAGCCTGTAGGGTATTTCTTTATTCACAGTAATACACTTGTCATAAGTGGTCGAAGGGTTGAAATTCTGAGTGCTCAAATAATCGGTTGAGTGATATAAAGCCTCCCTCAGTCTCAATTTAGGTTACAGCCAAGGAGCCTCTTCAATTTTGTGTCGCTTAACTGATAGGAAGGACACTCTCGCCTGCTGATTTTGGGAATAAAGGTTTTTGCTATTGCCATGCAGCAAGCAgagagaagaaaatgaagacaACAAAGAGGCATGCGCTACAGCGTTGATGCTGGCCCAAGGTTGCACAGTCCATTGTTCGAATCTTACCTTTTCTCGCCACATGACGGTGCCTTGCTGGTGCTGCATCCCTGAGGGCGATAACCACGGCCTGCAACAGCAAGACAAATTTTTGTGGACTAAGGCGAACCAGCGGCGGCAGCAATCCTTACCCTGAATACATCTGCTGCCCGACGCTCTCGGCAGGTGAGGCACCTCGTTGGTTTCTGCTGCTAACATTTCTTTTCAGCTCTTGCCCACAAGGCATAAAATAGATTTTTGGAGTGCTAGAACCAAATTAAGCAATACAGCCTTGTTAAGTAAATATACGCGAGATATATCGCCAGGCCAATAAGGCATCGAATGTCGTTCTTGTTAGCGTCATATGTTTCCGGAATTCTTTTGAGACTTCATCATTTGTGTGCCGCAGGAAAATGCGCGTTGCAGTTCACGTTTCAGCTAGAGTTCCAAGTTTTTCCACAGAAGCTCGGTGTAAGTAGAACTGGTAAGCACTGGCAGTGAGTGTAGCGATGCTGCATGCCTTCCTTGAAACCAATTTTCTCCTTAATGCGTCTCATTTGCAGAACTATTAGAGATCAGAAAGAGCACACAAGTTTTAGACGGTATCATGGACAACGCTGAACGCTTGGGCGATGCGAACTCTACCCCAGCTGCCCTTCCAGAACACAAGGACGACGCGGCACTTGCTGAACAACCACCATCGCTGGAGGCAGCGGGCGCCATCGATAGTGGCGACTGCAATGCGGACTGCAGCCCCAGCATTCAACGAGCAGTCACAAGTCCTCTAGTGGATCTGTTCAAGGACGACAGCAGCGGTCGTCATTTGGCCATCAATGGCAACAACAAACCCAGCGAGGCACAGTCTGACAGAAGTAATCCATGCACCGTGGAACCCACCTTGTTAGAGACCTGTATGGTTCCTGCGAATGGAGATGTAAAAAATGGCCCGCGGAAGATAATAATGTCAGCGGAGTTGCATGTTTGTGGTGCAGGTTCTGCAAAAGAGGAGTCACAGCCCAAAGGTGCTTGCCTGTTTTCAAGGCCTGAGGCTCCAGGAGGACGCATTGCCTTCCACGCCGATGAAAGCCCAGACACAGTTATGCGCAACCAGTTCTCCTGTGACAGTGATCTTGGCAGTAGCAACCCCTTTAAAGGTGATGTCCTCAACATCACACCGTCTGGCAGCGACAAGCTGGAGGCAGTCAACGACGACGCGGCGAAATCACCAGTCACTGGTAATGCTGTGGCCAAGGTGCCGCCCCTGCGCAGTGTGAGGCCAGCCGCCGGAGACAAGCTTACTAAAGCCGGTGCCCCGGCCGGCAGCAGCCGCAACTGCAGCCAGCTCGCCATGGACGAGATGGCATGCGTGTCGGACCAGCTGCTCCTTGTAGATACATGCACGCAGGCACCCGTAGAAAAAAATTTGCCCGCCGAACAAAATAAGGGTAACGAAGTAAAGCAGAAACCTAGCACCGTGTGCCCTAAACTTTCGTTGTGCGGCCTACAGCCTGAGGAGCTTCGTCGCAAGACATACCAGCTTCTTCGTCGCCAGAGGGACGAAGCTTACGATCATGTGGGCCGCCTAGAAAAAGAAATCGCCTTGCTGCAGAAATTTTATGACCGCCATTGCGAGTTCCTCCTCAATAAGTTGAGGAAACTGGAAGGGGAGAACCGTAGGCTGTCAGCCGCCAACGCGGTGCAAAGGCGTCTGATGCAGGAGTTGCTGCCAAGACTGGGCGACTCCTCCCTGCCGGGTACTGTTTCCGACCAATTGAAGctgcagggggaggggggggctaaGCCGCCCCTCCACAGTGTGACACCAGCCGGCGGAGACGAGCTGATTAAAGCCGGTTCCCCGGCCGGAAGTAGCCACAACAGCCGCCAGCTCGCCGTGGGCGAGATGGCGTGCCTGTCAGACAAGCTGCTTCCTGTAGATTCAGGCACGCCGGCATCCGTCCAGGAAAATTTGCACGCCGAACACAATAATGGTAAAAACGTGAAGCAGAAACCAGGCGTCGTGTGCCCAAATCTTTCGTTATGCGCCCAACCGGCTGAGGAACTTCGTCGCCAGAGGGCCCAGGCTTACGATCGTGTGGAACGCCTAgaaaaagaaatcgtcttgctgCGGAATTTTTATGACCGCCATTCCGAGTTCCTCCTCAATAAGGTAAGGAAACTGAACGAGAAGAATCGAACGCTGTCAGCCACCAACGCGGAGCAAAGGCTTCTCATGCAGGAATTGCTTTCAAGGCGGGGAAACTCCTCCCTGCCGGATGCTATTCGCGAGCAAGAAGAGCTGCAGGCAGAGGTAAAGCGTCTGCGCAAGCAGATTCTGCTGAGGGAGGAAGAACTGCAAGACCTGAAAGCGAATTTCCTCCGCATGCGTAAGGCCTCGACTGAGAACTACCGAGCTGCAACCCACGACATCAACAAGGTGGATACCATGCTGCAGCGCGTTCATGAGGCGTTTGAAGCAGCGTTCGACGATGTGTGCCGCTCCCCAGCACTTAAACAGCTGCTGCTCAACCTCCGTAGTGGTGGTGGCGGATGGAAGGATACCACGCCGTCGAGTAAATGATTAGCAAGCACACCACCTTCTAGCAGCCTTGTCAAAGGCAGGTTTCCACCATGTGTCTGACATCGTTCCTTCAGCATGGCCATGGGTCTACGAGACAGGGCAAGCCAAGGGGAAATGGATTTCTTCCAGTCTTGGAGTATTCTGCGCGACCTAGAGCCGATCCTGTCGGCTCAAAGTGTGCTCACGAATAAAGCGGCTAGCAGTTGTATCAGTGTGGTATGTCTGCTGCAGAGACCTGCCATCCGAAATAATTTCCTTCAGCCATACTAACGCTTTTCTGGGGTTTTGCACGAATAAGGTATTTCATTTCGCTGTCTGGAGTGCTTTATTTCAGTTTTTGAGTGCCTGATGCGTAAATACTAAGGCAGTGTGTCTCGCATTGGAGATGTTTTAGTCCAGCAGCCCGCGGGTTGTTTAGGTGACAGTCTAGAAAAGTTTTCACAAAAAAGGTGGCCAAAAAAGAAAGATTgaattggtttatggggcttaacgtcccaaagcacaaaatgctgtaaaaaagaaaatatcagGAAGAAATTGTGAACAATGCAAAGCACCAGTTTAGAAAGTTATGGTAATTAAGCAGGTAATTAAAGAACATTGACTAATCTTCAGTCATCAAGCAGTACTGAGTTGGAACTAATGAATAATGGAGATGTTTTTCTTtgaggcataaggctgtgctataagaagtCCCATACAAgactaattgttaaccaagagccaatcaaacctattccattgaaattatctgttcgccaaggctttcctttatcgcctttgttgtttgccttaTATCTTGAACCCCCTTGCCTACGTAATAATAAAtgcacatctatccgtggtttcttcCTGGCGCAGTGTGAAATCAAGATTTTGCCTATgaagatgatgtcgccctcttttgttctgacaaaaagagcgTGCTTGAGGTTTTGTATTTGACCGAATATGTTTTCAAGGTATCAAGTGTGGCCCTTAATATAGGTAAATCCAAGAGGTTTTTGCCAAGTCATTACgatggcataagctgggactgctgGCCCCTTCACCGCCTTGGgcttcctcttcaccaaattcgcaacagagCTGCATACTTGAATTaacagatagtctccatgagacGGTAAACCCAGGCTTTAATGGGTGGGGAAatatcagtgtttgctcgggctcaagtgtTCAACATTTTTTATTTCCAAAACTTGCGGATGTTttgcagcttccccactgtgcgaAGAAGAAAGGGCAGGTGATGCACgcaatatttgctacattcgtatggcgttcgcAATGGGTACCCATTTGTCGCGAAAACCTATTCTTTATCTAGAGTTTGGTGGAattggccttgttcacttattcgtgcataagcttgtttcgcgtttttcgTTTTCAAATCATCAAACCACCCGTTTTTGTAGTTGTACTTAGGCGTCTCAGCGCTCATTTACTGTTGCTATTCGCACCTACGGggcacactcgtgaggggcctttatggggatttaTTAAGGAAATTGCTGACGCATGGGATTTCCTCACTGTCCGTCTTTCTTTAggctacctgtatagcctctccagacgGCAggtgactcaggcacttacagagtatttgttccatgtaccgttgtatcggcaaccttttctgaaGTTCCTTGACGCCGGCGTTTTAAAAGCTGTTAGacaaatgtgcatttcttctgcagcGAAAACATTCTTCCTTAAGCTtcacacgtcaacgctgcctgtgaagccGTGGCTTCGTGGTAAGGAGATACTTGGGCCATGAacggtgaattgtcgcctgtgcaatacatCAGAGACAATTGAtgattgttttattctgtgcattgatgctatcttcttctgggacattttacaacgaacaattacgAAGTACATGGACATCACACCCTaaagtatccgttttttgcctgtggagaaaaacagtgttgtgccatatgatatATTTATGTTGGTGGCACTAtctagtctctggaagagccgcattaTGAACCGCCActccgaatcaccacggtcgtcgaaagcTTTGTTTCGCGAACAATGCGCTTTGACGCAGGGCGTACATGCTGTCCGGCAAGAGCTGCCTAATTGGCTCCCCGATCTGAATGCATGTGtttgcctcccagacttttgatgttttggaaggagtggtcatgcaggggtaaggtggcctggcgCTTTTTGCCGTAAgcgtgcttttatttttcttttcggcattaTTTCTATgcgattaagaaaaaaaagagccgtcATGGTATAGTGGTAACGTCTCCGCCTCACACGCttaaggccctggttcgattcttaGCTTCAACACTAGACTTTTTTTATTCAcatttgtgacgtcactgctcctcgcgcatatGCAGCACGGATCTCCAGGACGCACGTGAAACTGGTCAACCTTGGCCAGTGTAGGTCACGCTACAAATGTAAGCTTCTCTGTCTAACTGTTTCGAAATACGTTCTGTAGAGCATTTCTCACCGCAAATTTTCTCTGCCCCTGCTTAATAGTTCCCATTCCAACCAATCCCTTAGTAATGTAACGCTAAACGTGGAGTTAAAAATATTGCAGACAAATCGAACTGCACGGTTTTTTATCATTTCAAGCATGTCGGAAAGAAGTTTAGTATGGG
The DNA window shown above is from Amblyomma americanum isolate KBUSLIRL-KWMA unplaced genomic scaffold, ASM5285725v1 scaffold_100, whole genome shotgun sequence and carries:
- the LOC144112423 gene encoding uncharacterized protein LOC144112423, whose product is MDNAERLGDANSTPAALPEHKDDAALAEQPPSLEAAGAIDSGDCNADCSPSIQRAVTSPLVDLFKDDSSGRHLAINGNNKPSEAQSDRSNPCTVEPTLLETCMVPANGDVKNGPRKIIMSAELHVCGAGSAKEESQPKGACLFSRPEAPGGRIAFHADESPDTVMRNQFSCDSDLGSSNPFKGDVLNITPSGSDKLEAVNDDAAKSPVTGNAVAKVPPLRSVRPAAGDKLTKAGAPAGSSRNCSQLAMDEMACVSDQLLLVDTCTQAPVEKNLPAEQNKGNEVKQKPSTVCPKLSLCGLQPEELRRKTYQLLRRQRDEAYDHVGRLEKEIALLQKFYDRHCEFLLNKLRKLEGENRRLSAANAVQRRLMQELLPRLGDSSLPGTVSDQLKLQGEGGAKPPLHSVTPAGGDELIKAGSPAGSSHNSRQLAVGEMACLSDKLLPVDSGTPASVQENLHAEHNNGKNVKQKPGVVCPNLSLCAQPAEELRRQRAQAYDRVERLEKEIVLLRNFYDRHSEFLLNKVRKLNEKNRTLSATNAEQRLLMQELLSRRGNSSLPDAIREQEELQAEVKRLRKQILLREEELQDLKANFLRMRKASTENYRAATHDINKVDTMLQRVHEAFEAAFDDVCRSPALKQLLLNLRSGGGGWKDTTPSSK